One window of the Eucalyptus grandis isolate ANBG69807.140 chromosome 6, ASM1654582v1, whole genome shotgun sequence genome contains the following:
- the LOC104450875 gene encoding tricin synthase 1: MLGIGMKIATSMFRSAYVVASHSALPPVGAVGKFLPFSKSVAVNGSVPGQGRCCCFRSSSPYVVLEDRSYGNKQVISITPQLYDYILSNVREPEILRQLREETASMRGSQMQVSPDQAQLLAMLVQILGAERCIEVGVYTGYSSLAIALALPESGCLVACERDAKSLEVAKKYYELAGVSRKVSVRHGLALDTLHSLILNGETCSYDFAFVDAEKRMNEEYFELLMQLVRVGGVIVIDNVLWHGKVADPMVNDKKTISIRNFNRRLMEDDRISTSMVPIGDGILICRKR; encoded by the exons ATGCTGGGAATCGGAATGAAGATTGCCACGTCAATGTTTCGTTCCGCTTATGTCGTGGCTTCCCATAGTGCTCTGCCTCCGGTTGGGGCAGTAGGGAAATTCCTGCCCTTTTCGAAGTCGGTAGCTGTGAATGGATCGGTTCCGGGTCAGGGAAGATGCTGTTGCTTCCGGTCTTCCAGTCCTTATGTGGTCCTGGAGGACAGGAGTTATGGGAACAAGCAGGTTATCAGCATCACTCCCCAACTTTATGACTACATTCTCTCCAACGTTAGAGAACCAGAG ATTCTACGACAACTTCGCGAGGAGACAGCCTCGATGCGTGGTAGTCAGATGCAG GTTTCGCCAGATCAGGCACAACTACTTGCAATGCTTGTGCAGATTCTTGGGGCAGAACGATGTATCGAAGTTGGAGTTTATACT GGATACTCTTCCTTGGCTATTGCACTTGCCCTGCCAGAGTCCGGTTGTTTAGTGGCTTGTGAAAGGGATGCCAAGTCTCTTGAGGTTGCTAAAAAGTATTATGAGTTAGCTGGGGTTTCACGCAAG GTGAGTGTGAGACATGGACTAGCATTGGACACACTGCACTCTCTTATTTTGAATGGTGAAACTTGCAG CTATGATTTTGCATTTGTTGATGCGGAGAAGAGAATGAATGAGGAATATTTCGAATTGCTGATGCAGCTT GTGAGGGTTGGTGGCGTGATTGTGATAGATAATGTCCTTTGGCATGGAAAAGTAGCTGACCCAATG GTAAATGACAAGAAGACTATCAGCATAAGGAATTTTAATAGGAGATTAATGGAGGATGACCGAATTAGCACCAGCATG GTGCCGATTGGTGATGGCATTTTAATTTGCCGCAAAAGATGA